Proteins from a genomic interval of Pseudomonas versuta:
- a CDS encoding aspartate aminotransferase family protein, which produces MPNLVGDVSSAARILPDLNGEKLFIRKGKGACLEDADGRRYIDTALGFGAVLLGHANDRVNLAVSEALGDSAAPSWAHVREHGAATALASHTGELSKVIFTNSGSEAVHLACRAARAYTGRGKIAKMAGGFDGWFDDVSYGNVSSTEAGFEDGQRPSTERTTLLRYNDFADVERLFAEDPDIAAVVLEPMLANAGCIMALPGYLKHVQEIAHQHGALVICDEVLMGFRLYAGLAGVLEGLDPDLASVGKAIGNGVPVSAVVGKPHILAGFEEGRVIRGGTFSGNPMACAAVTSTLAQLDTADYEALMARGNHLRQAIESLFKAHGVTITTSGYGNVFGIWLGATAPGTYEQAARAANPRFTLALHLALREAGLLMMPSPYGRIYISFEHTDSVIEEMKNAFAQAAARLSAEFANA; this is translated from the coding sequence ATGCCTAATCTAGTGGGTGATGTTTCCAGTGCAGCCCGCATCCTGCCCGACCTGAACGGTGAAAAGCTGTTTATTCGCAAGGGCAAGGGCGCCTGTCTTGAAGATGCTGATGGGCGACGCTACATCGATACCGCGCTGGGCTTCGGCGCAGTGCTGCTCGGCCATGCCAATGACCGAGTAAACCTGGCGGTCAGCGAAGCGCTGGGCGACAGTGCCGCCCCTTCCTGGGCCCATGTACGTGAACATGGCGCGGCAACTGCGCTGGCCAGCCATACCGGCGAACTGTCAAAGGTCATCTTCACCAACTCCGGCAGCGAAGCGGTACACCTGGCCTGCCGCGCCGCCCGTGCTTACACCGGCCGCGGCAAGATTGCCAAGATGGCGGGCGGTTTCGACGGCTGGTTTGATGACGTCAGCTACGGCAATGTCAGCTCCACCGAAGCCGGTTTCGAAGATGGCCAGCGCCCCTCGACCGAGCGCACGACCCTGCTGCGCTACAACGACTTTGCCGATGTCGAACGGCTGTTTGCCGAAGATCCGGACATTGCCGCCGTTGTGCTTGAACCCATGCTGGCCAACGCCGGCTGCATCATGGCATTGCCCGGTTACCTCAAGCATGTACAGGAGATCGCCCACCAACACGGCGCCCTGGTGATTTGTGATGAGGTGCTGATGGGCTTTCGGCTGTATGCCGGCCTGGCGGGTGTGCTCGAGGGTCTGGACCCGGACCTCGCCAGTGTCGGCAAGGCCATCGGTAACGGCGTGCCGGTCTCCGCCGTGGTCGGCAAGCCGCACATCCTGGCCGGCTTTGAAGAGGGCCGGGTGATTCGTGGCGGCACCTTCAGCGGAAACCCCATGGCCTGCGCAGCCGTAACCAGCACCCTGGCACAACTGGACACTGCCGACTATGAAGCGCTGATGGCCCGCGGCAACCATTTGCGCCAAGCCATAGAAAGCCTGTTCAAGGCCCATGGCGTGACCATTACCACCAGCGGCTACGGCAATGTATTCGGAATCTGGCTCGGTGCCACGGCGCCCGGCACTTACGAGCAGGCCGCCCGGGCAGCCAACCCGCGGTTCACCCTGGCTCTGCATCTGGCATTGCGTGAAGCCGGGCTGTTGATGATGCCGTCGCCCTATGGGCGGATCTACATCAGCTTCGAACACACCGACAGCGTGATCGAAGAAATGAAGAACGCCTTTGCACAGGCGGCTGCCCGGCTAAGCGCAGAATTCGCCAATGCCTGA
- a CDS encoding GMC family oxidoreductase: MSTFDYIIVGGGTAGCILANRLTASGKYRVLMIEAGGEPKGFWIPIPAGFSKLLTDKRYNWRFKTQAEENTRGREIAVPRGKGLGGSTLINGMIYVRGQPGDYDAWESGGARGWNFDTLKPYFKKIENYAQGDHRRGHEGPMHLDQVRERYPISDAFMLAAKQDGQPFNADYNGDDQTGFGYYQVAQHKGRRWSVVDGYLNPARNRPNLTIQTHAHVLRLELKGARCTGVTYRQRGEEVTVNAAQEVILCAGSIQSPQILELSGIGRPDVLEKVGIALKHRLDGVGENYIDHFATRMNWKMKNTVTLNELARGWRLGMAVAEYFTRRTGILTLGTGLVHGFVKTAPTMATPDVQYFVVHASYANAAERILDKHPGMTIGVSQLRPRSRGSIHIQSADPDVMPAIRPNFLSVEEDRVSLIEGMKIARRIMQRPAMQAFVEVETGPGIEVKTDEQWLEFAQANGQTIYHPIATCRMGEDADAVVDSSLRVRGLTGLRVVDASVIPSMVSGNIQGAVMAVAERGADLVLGSASLV, translated from the coding sequence ATGAGCACCTTTGATTACATCATCGTCGGCGGCGGCACTGCCGGCTGCATCCTCGCCAACCGGTTGACGGCCTCTGGCAAGTACCGGGTATTAATGATCGAGGCCGGTGGCGAACCCAAAGGTTTCTGGATTCCGATCCCGGCCGGTTTCAGCAAGCTGTTGACTGACAAACGTTACAACTGGCGCTTCAAGACCCAGGCCGAAGAAAACACTCGGGGCCGGGAGATAGCTGTACCGCGGGGCAAGGGCCTGGGCGGCTCGACCCTGATCAACGGCATGATTTACGTGCGCGGTCAGCCCGGTGATTACGACGCCTGGGAAAGCGGTGGAGCCAGGGGGTGGAATTTCGACACCCTCAAGCCCTATTTCAAAAAGATCGAAAACTACGCCCAGGGCGATCACCGTCGTGGGCATGAAGGCCCCATGCATCTGGACCAAGTGCGTGAGCGCTACCCGATTTCCGATGCCTTCATGCTCGCGGCGAAACAGGACGGTCAACCCTTCAACGCGGACTACAACGGCGATGACCAGACCGGCTTTGGCTACTACCAGGTCGCTCAGCACAAAGGCCGGCGCTGGAGTGTGGTCGACGGCTATCTGAACCCTGCCAGAAACCGGCCGAACCTGACCATCCAAACCCATGCCCATGTGTTGCGCCTGGAGTTGAAAGGGGCCCGCTGTACCGGTGTGACCTACCGCCAGCGAGGCGAGGAAGTCACGGTCAATGCGGCCCAGGAAGTGATCCTGTGCGCAGGCTCGATCCAGTCGCCACAAATCCTCGAACTCTCAGGGATTGGACGGCCCGATGTCCTGGAAAAAGTCGGCATCGCGCTCAAGCATCGGCTCGACGGGGTGGGCGAGAACTATATCGATCACTTCGCGACCCGCATGAACTGGAAGATGAAAAATACCGTCACTCTCAACGAACTGGCACGTGGCTGGCGGCTGGGCATGGCGGTGGCCGAGTACTTCACCCGCCGTACGGGGATTCTGACCCTGGGCACTGGTCTGGTACACGGCTTTGTAAAAACCGCCCCGACCATGGCTACCCCGGATGTGCAGTATTTTGTGGTGCACGCCAGCTACGCCAACGCAGCGGAGCGGATTCTCGACAAGCATCCGGGGATGACGATCGGGGTCAGTCAACTGCGGCCCAGGTCCAGGGGCAGTATCCATATCCAGTCTGCCGATCCGGATGTAATGCCGGCCATCCGCCCGAACTTCCTGAGCGTGGAAGAAGACCGCGTCAGCTTGATCGAGGGCATGAAAATCGCCCGGCGGATCATGCAGCGGCCGGCCATGCAGGCATTTGTCGAGGTCGAGACCGGCCCCGGGATTGAAGTTAAAACCGATGAGCAGTGGCTTGAGTTTGCCCAGGCCAACGGTCAAACCATCTATCACCCGATTGCAACCTGTCGCATGGGGGAGGACGCCGATGCAGTGGTGGATTCGTCACTGCGGGTACGCGGCCTGACCGGCCTCAGGGTGGTGGATGCCTCGGTTATTCCATCCATGGTCTCCGGCAATATCCAGGGGGCCGTCATGGCCGTGGCGGAACGCGGTGCGGACCTTGTTCTGGGCAGTGCTTCACTGGTTTGA
- a CDS encoding shikimate dehydrogenase family protein, whose amino-acid sequence MTDITQISGNTRVYAIIADPIHHVQTPQAMNALFSARGEDRVLVPFHVAPADLAGVVSGLRGIQSLDGFIVTVPHKTAILELCDTLSDAAVLVGAANVVTRSGDGKLHGEILDGEGFVSGLRQAGIELEGRSVYLAGAGGAANAIAFALAAAGVAWLTIANRTSAKAQLLVDRIASAFPELQVVVGTSDPADHDLVVNGTSLGLKEGDALPCDVTRLTSQQIVAEIIMQPAITPLLAAAQKVGCRVHEGLPMLLCQIELMAAAMASRRVEP is encoded by the coding sequence ATGACAGACATAACTCAAATCAGTGGCAACACCCGGGTCTACGCAATCATTGCCGACCCGATTCACCATGTGCAGACCCCACAGGCGATGAATGCGCTGTTCTCGGCCCGCGGCGAAGACCGGGTGCTGGTGCCTTTTCATGTGGCACCGGCCGACCTTGCCGGGGTCGTGTCGGGCTTGCGGGGCATTCAGAGCCTTGACGGGTTTATTGTGACGGTGCCGCACAAAACCGCCATTCTGGAGCTGTGCGATACCCTCTCTGACGCAGCGGTGCTGGTGGGCGCGGCGAACGTTGTGACGCGCTCAGGCGACGGCAAGTTGCATGGCGAAATCCTCGATGGCGAGGGCTTTGTCAGCGGGTTGCGCCAGGCAGGTATCGAGCTTGAGGGGCGCAGTGTGTATCTGGCCGGCGCCGGTGGTGCGGCCAACGCCATCGCTTTTGCGCTGGCTGCGGCCGGGGTGGCCTGGCTGACCATAGCCAACCGCACGAGCGCCAAGGCCCAGTTGCTGGTGGACCGTATCGCCAGTGCGTTCCCGGAACTGCAGGTGGTGGTCGGCACCTCTGATCCTGCCGACCATGATCTGGTGGTCAACGGCACTTCCCTGGGACTCAAAGAAGGTGATGCCCTGCCGTGTGACGTGACCCGGCTCACCTCGCAGCAGATCGTCGCCGAGATCATCATGCAACCGGCGATCACACCCTTGCTTGCGGCCGCACAAAAAGTCGGCTGCCGGGTACACGAAGGTTTACCCATGCTGCTGTGCCAGATCGAATTGATGGCGGCGGCGATGGCTTCCAGACGGGTCGAACCATGA
- a CDS encoding aldehyde dehydrogenase family protein yields MNKNYIGGEWVAGADVNLNINPSDTNDVVGEYARADAAQAHAAVDAAFDAQPAWAGFTAEQRSDALDRIGTEVLARREELGRLLAREEGKTLAEGIGEVVRAGRVFKFFAGEALRLSGERLASIRPGVEVDVRREPEGVIGIITPWNFPIAIPAWKIAPALAFGNTVVFKPADLVPGSAWALAEIIVRAGALPAGVFNLVMGPGSKVGDVFAKSRKVRAITFTGSTGTGRQVGLACMERGAKVQLEMGGKNPLIILDDADLEQAVEVAVSGSYFSTGQRCTASSRLIVQDGIHDRFVEAVVQRLAALKVDNALAEGCDIGPVVSQAQLKQDCDYIDIARHEGGNLVFGGELLERATDGFYLSPALITETGNDMRINREEVFGPVASVIRVRDYDEALALANDTEFGLSSGICTTSLKHACDFKQRSAAGMVMVNVATAGVDYHAPFGGRKGSSYGSREQGSYAREFYTGVKTAYTLA; encoded by the coding sequence ATGAATAAAAACTATATAGGCGGCGAGTGGGTCGCTGGCGCTGATGTGAACCTGAACATCAATCCTTCGGATACCAATGATGTGGTGGGCGAGTACGCCCGGGCCGACGCGGCTCAGGCGCACGCGGCGGTGGATGCTGCATTTGACGCGCAACCGGCATGGGCCGGATTTACTGCAGAACAGCGCAGTGACGCGCTGGACCGTATCGGTACCGAGGTGCTGGCACGTCGCGAAGAGTTGGGCCGTTTGCTCGCCCGTGAAGAAGGTAAAACCCTGGCCGAAGGCATTGGCGAAGTGGTGCGGGCCGGGCGAGTGTTCAAGTTTTTCGCCGGTGAAGCATTGCGGTTGTCGGGCGAGCGCCTGGCTTCGATCCGCCCCGGGGTTGAAGTGGATGTACGCCGCGAGCCTGAGGGCGTGATCGGGATTATTACGCCGTGGAACTTTCCGATTGCGATCCCGGCCTGGAAGATCGCCCCCGCGCTGGCATTCGGCAATACCGTGGTATTCAAGCCGGCTGATCTGGTACCGGGCAGTGCCTGGGCACTGGCCGAAATCATTGTGCGCGCCGGTGCGTTGCCGGCAGGCGTGTTTAATCTGGTCATGGGCCCGGGCTCGAAAGTCGGCGATGTGTTCGCAAAATCGCGCAAGGTCAGGGCCATCACCTTCACCGGCTCGACCGGTACCGGTCGCCAGGTCGGCCTGGCATGCATGGAGCGGGGCGCCAAGGTGCAGCTGGAGATGGGCGGCAAGAACCCGCTGATTATTCTGGACGATGCCGACCTGGAGCAAGCCGTCGAAGTGGCAGTGTCCGGTTCTTACTTTTCCACCGGCCAGCGCTGTACCGCTTCAAGTCGGCTGATCGTTCAGGACGGCATTCATGACCGCTTTGTCGAGGCCGTGGTGCAGCGTCTGGCCGCGCTCAAGGTCGATAACGCCTTGGCTGAGGGCTGTGACATCGGCCCCGTGGTTTCTCAGGCGCAGCTCAAACAGGATTGCGATTACATCGATATTGCCCGCCATGAAGGTGGAAATCTGGTGTTTGGCGGTGAATTGCTCGAGCGCGCCACCGATGGTTTTTACCTGTCGCCAGCCCTGATCACCGAGACCGGTAATGACATGCGAATCAACCGCGAAGAAGTCTTTGGTCCGGTCGCCAGTGTTATCCGGGTGCGCGATTATGACGAGGCGCTGGCGCTGGCCAACGACACCGAGTTCGGTCTTTCCTCGGGCATCTGCACCACATCCCTTAAGCACGCGTGCGATTTCAAACAGCGCTCGGCGGCGGGCATGGTGATGGTCAATGTGGCCACTGCAGGTGTCGATTATCACGCGCCCTTTGGTGGAAGAAAGGGCTCCAGCTACGGCTCCCGCGAGCAGGGTTCCTACGCTCGCGAATTCTATACCGGCGTGAAAACCGCCTATACCCTGGCGTGA
- the dapF gene encoding diaminopimelate epimerase — protein sequence MLTVNLPVPVWADLVKFARPFIKMHGLKNHFVIVDGRERSFTPSPDIIADICNVEAGVGADQLLVIEPATLNGIALGVYARMRIYNVDGSEAQTCGNATRCVADLLLKESATDQVVIETGGGNLRCWRNEASGQISVAMGTVNLDWHSIPLAQATDTLNVRMNHGPLQVAVALNIGNPHLVFFVDDLQSVDIPRHAAQAQQDPLLPESANIGVAQIIGETAIRLTVWERPGILTQACGSGACCAVAAARAKGLIQSSIVTVYMPGGALTIEQDDKGQLTLTGPTVIAFAGYLLETHEA from the coding sequence ATGCTGACTGTCAATCTGCCGGTGCCGGTATGGGCTGATCTGGTCAAGTTCGCACGTCCGTTTATAAAAATGCACGGACTGAAGAACCATTTCGTTATTGTCGATGGACGCGAACGTTCCTTCACTCCATCGCCTGACATCATTGCCGATATTTGCAATGTTGAAGCCGGTGTTGGAGCGGACCAGTTACTCGTTATTGAGCCGGCGACCTTAAACGGTATCGCTTTGGGTGTGTATGCCCGCATGCGAATCTATAACGTAGATGGCAGCGAAGCCCAAACTTGCGGCAATGCCACGCGTTGTGTTGCCGACCTTCTTTTAAAGGAAAGTGCAACAGACCAAGTTGTGATCGAAACAGGCGGTGGCAACCTGCGATGCTGGCGCAACGAAGCATCGGGCCAGATAAGTGTTGCGATGGGAACAGTCAATCTAGACTGGCATTCCATCCCGTTGGCACAAGCCACTGACACCCTGAATGTCAGAATGAATCACGGGCCGCTCCAAGTGGCAGTGGCTCTGAATATCGGCAACCCGCACCTGGTGTTCTTTGTTGATGATTTACAAAGTGTCGATATCCCGCGCCATGCCGCCCAGGCCCAACAGGATCCACTCCTGCCAGAGTCCGCCAACATAGGTGTTGCCCAGATTATTGGCGAAACAGCCATTCGCCTGACTGTCTGGGAGCGACCGGGCATTCTGACCCAGGCGTGTGGCAGCGGAGCATGTTGCGCCGTGGCAGCGGCCAGAGCGAAGGGACTTATTCAGTCCAGTATTGTGACGGTGTATATGCCGGGGGGAGCCCTGACAATCGAGCAAGACGATAAAGGGCAACTCACTCTGACGGGGCCTACTGTCATTGCGTTTGCTGGATATTTGCTGGAAACACACGAGGCTTAA
- a CDS encoding amino acid ABC transporter ATP-binding protein yields the protein MIKIESVSKVFSGINGRQEVYALRNVDNHINRGEVVVIIGPSGSGKSTLLRSLNGLNTISSGQIWIDGVSLTDRKTDINKLRAEVGMVFQNFNLFAHKTALQNIVIPQTIVLKRSKEEAEEIARTLLQKVGLPDRANNYPHQLSGGQQQRIAIARSLAMNPKVMLFDEATSALDPETVGEVLQLMKELAAEGMTMVVVTHEMGFARDVADRVIFMEAGQIVDEAPADKFFAAPSDRVASFLGRVSAAPCI from the coding sequence ATTATAAAAATAGAATCAGTATCGAAAGTCTTCAGCGGCATTAATGGTCGCCAGGAAGTCTATGCACTCAGAAATGTGGACAACCACATCAACCGGGGTGAAGTGGTGGTCATCATCGGCCCGAGTGGCTCAGGGAAAAGTACCTTGCTGCGCTCACTTAACGGGTTAAACACCATTAGCTCGGGGCAAATCTGGATTGATGGCGTCAGCTTGACCGATCGCAAAACAGACATTAATAAACTGCGCGCAGAAGTCGGCATGGTGTTCCAGAACTTCAACCTGTTCGCCCATAAAACAGCGCTTCAAAATATTGTCATCCCGCAAACAATCGTCCTGAAGCGATCGAAAGAAGAAGCCGAGGAAATCGCGCGCACGTTACTGCAAAAAGTAGGACTGCCGGACCGTGCCAATAACTACCCGCACCAGCTTTCCGGGGGTCAGCAGCAGCGCATTGCAATTGCGCGTTCGTTGGCGATGAACCCGAAAGTCATGTTGTTTGACGAGGCCACATCAGCACTGGATCCAGAAACGGTGGGAGAGGTACTGCAACTGATGAAGGAACTCGCCGCCGAAGGGATGACCATGGTCGTAGTCACTCACGAAATGGGCTTTGCTCGCGACGTGGCCGACCGGGTGATTTTCATGGAGGCCGGACAGATTGTCGATGAGGCTCCCGCTGACAAGTTTTTCGCTGCCCCCAGCGACCGGGTTGCCAGTTTCCTGGGCCGCGTGTCAGCAGCACCGTGCATTTAA
- a CDS encoding ABC transporter substrate-binding protein: MHLLKSLLANVLVASALATVPMLAQADAMDDINKNGTLTIAVQTQGPPVSFIDKNGERAGLAIDIARMFADDMGVKLVIQDYDWKGLIPALTSGKADLIAADMTPTAKRNMQVLFTNPVFYLETVAFANKDKHFKSWEALNNPAITVGATQASSYADAAKKILPKAQLKEFGGGNAQTVQAVVSGRADAGISDRAQIATFVNSSPELEVLDGTMTKEPLSFATRPDSVHLLLALNNYIRLIEIDGRLKERTDYWWNSTAWEADHK, encoded by the coding sequence ATGCATTTATTGAAAAGCTTGCTGGCAAATGTTCTTGTCGCTTCTGCATTAGCGACCGTGCCGATGTTGGCACAGGCCGACGCCATGGACGACATCAACAAAAATGGAACACTTACGATTGCCGTGCAAACCCAGGGCCCTCCCGTCAGCTTTATTGATAAAAATGGCGAGCGCGCCGGTTTGGCGATTGATATTGCCCGCATGTTCGCCGACGACATGGGGGTCAAACTGGTCATTCAGGACTACGACTGGAAAGGCCTCATTCCAGCACTGACGTCCGGTAAGGCTGATCTTATCGCCGCCGACATGACGCCGACGGCAAAGCGCAATATGCAGGTGCTTTTCACCAATCCCGTCTTCTACCTGGAGACCGTGGCATTCGCCAACAAAGACAAGCATTTCAAATCGTGGGAAGCCCTCAACAATCCTGCTATTACCGTGGGCGCTACCCAGGCTTCCAGCTATGCGGATGCGGCCAAAAAAATCCTGCCCAAGGCTCAGTTGAAAGAATTCGGTGGTGGCAACGCCCAGACCGTTCAGGCCGTTGTCTCCGGCCGTGCAGATGCAGGCATCTCGGACCGTGCGCAAATAGCGACCTTCGTCAACTCCTCGCCCGAGCTGGAAGTACTCGACGGAACCATGACTAAAGAGCCATTGAGCTTCGCCACCCGCCCAGACTCTGTGCACTTGCTGCTGGCACTCAATAACTATATTCGCCTCATCGAAATCGACGGTCGATTGAAAGAGCGTACCGACTACTGGTGGAACTCTACGGCGTGGGAAGCCGACCACAAGTAA
- a CDS encoding amino acid ABC transporter permease produces the protein MSFALDSFNFGIVYKYRDVFLNGVLTTLEIASVCLVLSVFFGIFVALMRMSKSAFLWRPAAAYIQFIRATPLLMQIYLVYYGLPALFAFGKNINELQTGLIALTIHTTPYMAEIIRAGIESIPRGQFEGAMSVGMSPFQRMLHVVLPQALANVTPPLIGQAAILIKDTSLLSIIAVTELMSAGLYMFSDSVVATESYLTTAACYLFIYVLLLLLSHLVRRKCGANWQTR, from the coding sequence ATGAGTTTTGCACTGGATAGTTTCAACTTCGGCATCGTATACAAATACCGGGATGTATTTTTAAACGGCGTACTGACAACCCTTGAAATAGCATCAGTCTGTTTAGTGCTTTCGGTGTTTTTCGGCATATTTGTAGCACTCATGCGCATGTCGAAAAGCGCTTTCCTGTGGCGGCCAGCGGCGGCGTATATCCAGTTTATCCGCGCCACACCGCTGCTGATGCAGATCTACCTGGTTTACTACGGTCTTCCGGCGCTGTTTGCGTTCGGCAAAAACATTAATGAACTCCAGACCGGCCTTATCGCACTGACGATTCACACGACACCCTACATGGCAGAAATTATCCGTGCCGGTATCGAATCGATTCCCCGCGGCCAGTTTGAAGGGGCGATGTCCGTCGGCATGAGTCCATTTCAACGGATGCTCCACGTGGTGCTGCCGCAGGCGCTGGCTAACGTCACCCCTCCGCTGATAGGGCAGGCAGCCATCCTGATCAAGGATACGTCCCTGCTGAGCATCATCGCAGTCACAGAGCTAATGAGCGCAGGCCTGTACATGTTTTCAGATTCGGTCGTGGCGACCGAGAGTTACCTGACCACCGCCGCTTGCTACCTGTTTATCTATGTACTGCTGCTACTGCTCTCTCACCTGGTCCGGCGCAAATGCGGCGCCAACTGGCAAACTCGGTAG
- a CDS encoding amino acid ABC transporter permease, protein MTKATVLQALLPFMFKGLWMTVQISLIAIALGVLLGLVLGVIRSQSRFLFKNIIGLYLHLFRGTPYLVQVYIIYFVLPATGLEIFKFNAYTAAIVSLTLYTSSYATEIVASAILTVPHGQVEAARSVGMSKFQALVHVVLPQAIPLTLPPLGSVYVNIIKSTAILSIIGITELTRQGEVLIVRMPQHLMFIYCVIALLYFAYCYPLLYLSKLAEKRFGALEHR, encoded by the coding sequence ATGACCAAAGCGACAGTGCTTCAGGCGCTGTTGCCATTCATGTTCAAAGGGCTGTGGATGACCGTGCAGATATCCCTCATCGCCATTGCACTCGGCGTACTGCTGGGGCTCGTGTTAGGGGTCATCCGCTCTCAGAGCAGGTTCTTGTTCAAAAATATTATCGGTCTGTACCTGCACCTGTTCAGGGGTACCCCCTACCTGGTGCAGGTCTACATCATCTACTTTGTACTGCCTGCTACGGGGCTTGAGATATTCAAGTTCAACGCCTACACCGCCGCCATCGTATCGTTGACGCTCTACACGTCGAGCTATGCGACTGAAATCGTGGCCTCCGCAATTCTGACCGTCCCCCACGGCCAGGTTGAAGCAGCTCGATCAGTCGGGATGAGCAAATTTCAGGCGCTGGTTCACGTCGTGTTACCCCAGGCTATCCCGCTGACCCTGCCGCCGTTGGGAAGCGTGTATGTAAACATCATCAAAAGTACCGCTATTTTATCCATCATCGGCATCACTGAACTCACGCGCCAGGGCGAAGTGTTGATTGTCCGCATGCCGCAGCACCTGATGTTCATTTACTGCGTGATCGCCCTGCTCTATTTCGCCTATTGCTACCCGCTTCTCTACCTGTCGAAGCTGGCAGAAAAGCGCTTTGGCGCCCTCGAACACCGATAA
- the lysA gene encoding diaminopimelate decarboxylase gives MKNVPVKRLQSLAEKFGTPLWVYDAQTIRDRINDLRQFDTIRFAQKACSNINILKLMREQGVQVDAVSRGEILRALAAGYSCLGNEEAIVFTADLIDEATLSTVVEHAIAVNAGSIDMLEQLGAIAPGHKVWLRINPGFGHGHSKKTNTGGEHSKHGIWHTDLGAALSVVSKHNLQLIGLHMHIGSGVDYEHLASVSNAMLDLVQQVKDANMTLSALSAGGGLSVPYTADEPQLDTRHYFSLWDAARQKAEQTLGKKLRLEIEPGRYLVAESGCLLSEVRATKAVGSNYFVLLDAGFNELMRPSMYGSYHGIELLEADTSGRPLQASVVAGPLCEAGDVFTQAEDGTVLSRMIPQCAVGDLIAIRDTGAYGASMSSNYNTRPLIAEVLIEGSDDVLIRRRQRVEELLALEEVSAVNLHEKEATAGPQHP, from the coding sequence ATGAAAAACGTACCCGTAAAGCGCCTTCAGTCCCTGGCCGAAAAATTCGGCACGCCCTTGTGGGTCTATGATGCTCAGACCATTCGTGACCGCATCAATGATCTACGCCAGTTCGATACCATTCGATTTGCACAAAAGGCCTGCTCCAACATCAATATCCTCAAGCTCATGCGCGAGCAAGGCGTCCAGGTAGATGCCGTGTCTCGTGGAGAAATCCTTAGAGCACTGGCCGCGGGTTATTCATGCCTGGGCAACGAGGAAGCCATCGTTTTCACTGCAGACCTTATCGATGAAGCGACGCTATCCACCGTAGTGGAGCATGCCATTGCAGTTAACGCCGGTTCGATCGATATGCTCGAGCAACTGGGCGCCATCGCACCCGGGCACAAAGTCTGGCTGAGGATCAACCCGGGCTTCGGCCATGGCCACAGCAAGAAGACCAACACCGGGGGCGAACACAGCAAGCATGGCATCTGGCACACCGACCTGGGTGCGGCGCTGTCGGTTGTCAGCAAGCACAACCTGCAATTAATCGGGCTGCACATGCACATAGGGTCCGGGGTGGACTATGAGCACCTGGCCAGCGTCAGCAATGCCATGCTCGATCTCGTGCAGCAAGTCAAAGACGCAAACATGACCCTCAGCGCCTTGTCAGCAGGCGGCGGGTTATCGGTCCCGTACACCGCGGATGAACCGCAGCTCGATACCCGCCATTACTTCAGCCTGTGGGACGCTGCGCGCCAGAAAGCCGAGCAGACTCTGGGCAAGAAACTGCGCCTGGAGATCGAGCCCGGACGGTATCTGGTGGCTGAGTCGGGTTGCCTGCTGAGTGAAGTTCGCGCCACCAAGGCCGTCGGCAGCAATTACTTTGTGCTTCTCGACGCAGGCTTCAACGAGCTGATGCGCCCGTCCATGTACGGCAGTTACCACGGAATCGAGTTGCTGGAGGCAGATACATCGGGGCGCCCCCTGCAAGCCAGCGTCGTTGCAGGGCCGCTGTGTGAAGCCGGTGACGTATTCACGCAAGCGGAGGATGGAACGGTACTCTCCCGAATGATTCCCCAATGCGCAGTGGGCGATCTGATCGCCATTCGCGATACAGGCGCCTATGGTGCGTCGATGTCTTCGAACTACAACACTCGCCCGCTGATCGCAGAGGTGCTGATTGAAGGGTCAGATGATGTACTGATCCGCCGTCGCCAGCGAGTGGAGGAGCTTCTGGCACTGGAAGAGGTCTCAGCAGTTAACCTCCACGAAAAAGAAGCGACCGCCGGACCACAACACCCATAG